GGTAAATGAAGTTTGATATATTAAGCTTGTGTACACGTACCATAATCAAAAATAGGTTCAAGAACAAATTGGTGTATCCATAATGAGATGTGGAGTACTAAATAAGAAGAAGCCTAAAAGctatcaaaaagataaaagcaaGCAAATTTGGTGAAGCTTGCCGGTTAGAACATAAACCGGGATAAATTTTCTAAACCGACCCTTCACCCGACTAACAAAAACCAAGAATCCGTTCAAATGGTTGGCAATGAGAGAGGTGGTCAGAGGAAGATGCTACTGACGGAACTATCATCATGGACACGCCAAATGGTCTCACCCAGAAGATTAGCCACTGATAGAATTGTCAACTGTGGGAAGTAATTCTTTTCTGCTACTGGTAATGTGTTTGTCACTATCACTTCTTGAAGCAATCCCCCTGATAATCGCTCTATTGCAGGCGGGCTTcccaagacaaaacaaaaaaattgcttCAGAAAGTAGTGGTTTTTGGGACTTGttcaaaagaacaaaatgaaGTTTAGAGGTTTACCTGAAAACAGCGTGTGTGCAGCACGCATAGACCTCCCGAGCACCCTCCTGGTGTAACAAAGCTGCTCCTTTCACAATGGTTCCTGAGATAAAACAGAACAAGATTAGTTCTAAGAGGTTTCAgcctgaaaaagaagaagggggGTTTTAGTGATTTTGATGGGGGTCAGTAACATGACAACTCCATGCCGTTTTACTAACCAGCGGTATCAATCATATCATCCACCATTATTGCAACCTTCCCTTTTACATCACCAATTAGGTTCATGACCTGAAAGGAAAGTATAACAAATGTGAACTTGAGGGGAAGCAAGCGGTGTTGGTGAGATAGATAAACTCAGACTTTGAAAGAAAGGGATACCTCAGCAACATTGTGTCCAGAACGCCTTTTATCGACAATGGCAAGTGGTGCATCTGATAATTTCTTTGCAAAAGCGCGTGCCCTGGCTACTCCACCAACATCAGGAGAAACCACTACCAAATCCTCTGAGGGAATTGACTTGCTAGCAAGATAATCAAGTATCACAGGCTGCAAAAATTGAACACACAAAAGGGTTAATAGGTATTATACTAAAAAAGggaacatacacacacacaatgCATAACGATGAGAGGCCGTAGGTATCAAAAGCATGGCTTTAAAAGTGTACCTGGCAGTAAATATGGTCGACTGGAATGTCAAAATAACCCATGGACTGTCCTGAATGAAGATCACATGCAAGAACTCGATCTGCACCAGCTTCGGTGATAAGATTTGCAACCAATTTGGCAGCAATGGATTCACGCCCTTGTGTCTGTAAGcagcaaaaacataaaattttaatccaGAAATGATTACCAATAAGCCAAGTTGTCAACAAACCCTCCATCTCATGTCAAAGTAGTTAAtcacaaaaaagagattttaccTTCCTATCAGCTCTTGCATATCCAAAATACGGAATCACAGCAGTTACTTTCTTGGCTGATGCTCTCCGGCAAGCATCTACCATAATCAAAAGCTCCATGAGGTTCTCATTTGTGGGAGTGCAAGTAGGCTGCACCAAATACACGTCGCATCCCCTAACGCTCTCTTGTAACTGAACGTAGATCTCTCCATCAGCAAATCTCTTTATATTAATCTTCCCAAGATCCAATCCCATATACCAAGCAATTTCCTGAGAAAGGGCAGGGTTTGCAGTACCAGAGAACAACTTCAGCCTTGTATTGGTTCTACTGACTGATTTCTCCATCCTTGCAGATTCCAAGAACTTTGGAAGTGTCCTCTCATTAATAATTGGGATACTTGGATTCCCGTTTCCCACATTCAATGACTCTGGCATATCGCATTTCTAGCAACAAGAACAAGATATAATCAGAGATTCATATAGGTCtcagtttctacaacaagataTAATCAGAGATTCATATACAACAACTGTATGCATCAAACGAGACAACCTTTGTATAGCTATATTCgcataatcaaaaaaaaagagacaaccTTTGTCGCTCATGCACCAATTAAAAACCTCAGATATTCAAAACTAGACAAGATGGGCAATAGGGTCCACTCAATCTATGAACCTCAAATCcggaaaatgtaattaaaaaataaaaaaaggatcaaaactcaaaaaggcAGAATCAGGAATTCTAAGAATAGCGTAACGTAAGGGATTGAAGACGACAGCTTACAACAACAGAAGCGAAGACAGAGTTCCGGGAGCGAGACAGAGAGGTCTTGAGTGATAGAGAAgagtgagagaagaa
The Camelina sativa cultivar DH55 chromosome 6, Cs, whole genome shotgun sequence genome window above contains:
- the LOC104792295 gene encoding ribose-phosphate pyrophosphokinase 1, chloroplastic; this translates as MASLGLSFPPASKTPTYLASSSSSFFSHSSLSLKTSLSRSRNSVFASVVKCDMPESLNVGNGNPSIPIINERTLPKFLESARMEKSVSRTNTRLKLFSGTANPALSQEIAWYMGLDLGKINIKRFADGEIYVQLQESVRGCDVYLVQPTCTPTNENLMELLIMVDACRRASAKKVTAVIPYFGYARADRKTQGRESIAAKLVANLITEAGADRVLACDLHSGQSMGYFDIPVDHIYCQPVILDYLASKSIPSEDLVVVSPDVGGVARARAFAKKLSDAPLAIVDKRRSGHNVAEVMNLIGDVKGKVAIMVDDMIDTAGTIVKGAALLHQEGAREVYACCTHAVFSPPAIERLSGGLLQEVIVTNTLPVAEKNYFPQLTILSVANLLGETIWRVHDDSSVSSIFL